The Beijerinckiaceae bacterium RH AL1 genome has a segment encoding these proteins:
- the gltA gene encoding citrate synthase (ID:RHAL1_01993;~source:Prodigal:2.6) → MSTETGSLTVGDKTISLPKRDAVHGPSVLDISKLYAQAGMFTFDPGFTSTASCESAITYIDGDEGILLHRGYPIEQLAEHGSFLETAYLLLYGELPSAEQFEDFRVRIQRHTMVHEQMSRFFQGFRRDAHPMAVMVGSVGAMSAFYHDATDISDPKIRMIASMRLIAKLPTLAAMAYKYTIGQPFVYPNNSLDYAANFLNMCYAVPCEEYQISPVMAKALDRIFILHADHEQNASTSTVRLAGSSGANPFACIAAGVACLWGPAHGGANEAALKMLAEIGDVKNIPKFIARAKDKNDPFRLMGFGHRVYKNYDPRAKIMQKTCHDVLDEVGLGDDPLLQVAVELERIALEDEYFVEKKLYPNIDFYSGITLKAMGFPTSMFTVLFAVARTAGWIAQWKEMIEDPQQKIGRPRQLYTGAAKRDYVPLDKR, encoded by the coding sequence ATGAGCACAGAGACCGGTTCTCTTACGGTCGGCGACAAGACGATCAGCCTTCCCAAACGGGATGCGGTCCACGGTCCCTCGGTTCTCGATATTTCCAAGCTCTATGCCCAGGCGGGCATGTTCACCTTCGATCCCGGCTTCACCTCGACGGCGAGCTGCGAGTCCGCGATCACCTATATCGACGGCGACGAAGGCATTCTGCTGCATCGCGGCTATCCGATCGAGCAGCTCGCCGAGCACGGCTCGTTCCTGGAGACCGCCTATCTCCTGCTCTACGGCGAGCTGCCGTCGGCCGAGCAGTTCGAGGACTTCCGCGTCCGCATCCAGCGCCACACGATGGTGCACGAGCAGATGTCGCGCTTCTTCCAGGGCTTCCGCCGCGACGCGCATCCGATGGCGGTGATGGTCGGCTCGGTCGGCGCGATGAGCGCCTTCTACCACGACGCCACCGACATCTCGGATCCGAAGATCCGCATGATCGCCTCGATGCGGCTGATCGCCAAGCTGCCGACGCTGGCGGCGATGGCCTACAAGTACACCATCGGCCAGCCGTTCGTGTACCCGAACAACAGCCTCGACTACGCCGCCAACTTCCTCAACATGTGCTACGCGGTGCCGTGCGAGGAATACCAGATCTCGCCGGTCATGGCGAAGGCGCTGGATCGCATCTTCATCCTGCACGCCGACCACGAGCAGAACGCCTCGACTTCGACGGTGCGCCTCGCCGGCTCGTCCGGCGCCAACCCCTTCGCCTGCATCGCCGCCGGCGTCGCTTGTCTCTGGGGCCCCGCGCACGGGGGCGCCAACGAAGCGGCGCTGAAGATGCTGGCCGAGATCGGCGACGTGAAGAACATCCCGAAATTCATCGCCCGCGCCAAGGACAAGAACGACCCGTTCCGCCTGATGGGCTTCGGCCACCGCGTCTACAAGAACTACGATCCGCGCGCCAAGATCATGCAGAAGACGTGTCACGACGTGCTCGACGAGGTCGGGCTCGGCGACGATCCGCTGCTGCAGGTGGCGGTCGAGCTCGAGCGCATCGCGCTTGAGGACGAGTACTTCGTCGAGAAGAAGCTCTATCCGAACATCGACTTCTACTCTGGCATCACCTTGAAGGCCATGGGCTTCCCGACCTCCATGTTCACCGTGCTGTTCGCCGTCGCGCGCACCGCCGGCTGGATCGCGCAGTGGAAGGAGATGATCGAGGACCCGCAGCAGAAGATCGGCCGTCCGCGCCAGCTCTACACGGGCGCCGCCAAGCGCGACTACGTGCCGCTCGATAAGCGGTAA
- the lexA gene encoding LexA repressor (ID:RHAL1_01989;~source:Prodigal:2.6), whose translation MLTKKQSELLRFINERLKETGVPPSFDEMKEALDLRSKSGIHRLIIALEERGFIRRLPNRARALEVLRLPESSTPSGQTRARRFEPSVIEGNLGRVRPLAPPPSQADDEREVVAIPVMGRIAAGTPISALQQRSHTVSLPPDMLPSGEHYALEVRGDSMIEAGIFDSDTVIIRRQDTAETGDIVVALIDDEEATLKRLRKRGASVALEAANPAYETRIFGPDRVQIQGKLVSLIRRY comes from the coding sequence ATGCTGACCAAGAAACAGAGCGAGCTTCTGCGCTTCATCAACGAGCGCCTCAAGGAGACCGGGGTGCCGCCCTCCTTCGACGAGATGAAGGAGGCACTCGACCTGCGCTCCAAGTCGGGCATCCACCGCCTCATCATCGCGCTGGAGGAGCGCGGCTTCATCCGCCGCCTGCCGAACCGCGCGCGGGCGCTCGAGGTGCTGCGGCTGCCGGAATCCTCGACGCCCTCGGGCCAGACCCGCGCGCGCCGGTTCGAGCCGTCGGTGATCGAGGGCAACCTTGGCCGCGTGCGACCGCTCGCGCCGCCGCCCTCGCAGGCCGACGACGAGCGCGAGGTCGTCGCGATCCCGGTGATGGGCCGCATCGCCGCCGGCACGCCGATCTCGGCGCTGCAGCAGCGCAGCCACACGGTCTCGCTGCCGCCGGACATGCTGCCGTCTGGCGAGCACTATGCGCTCGAGGTGCGCGGCGACTCGATGATCGAGGCCGGCATCTTCGATTCCGACACGGTGATCATCCGCCGCCAGGACACGGCCGAGACGGGCGACATCGTCGTCGCGCTGATCGACGACGAGGAGGCCACCCTCAAGCGCCTGCGCAAGCGCGGTGCCTCGGTCGCGCTCGAGGCCGCCAACCCGGCCTACGAGACGCGCATCTTCGGCCCCGACCGCGTGCAGATCCAGGGCAAGCTGGTGAGCCTCATCCGGCGGTATTGA
- the gltX_2 gene encoding Glutamate--tRNA ligase 1 (ID:RHAL1_01992;~source:Prodigal:2.6), whose product MADAVVTRFAPSPTGFLHIGGARTALFNWLYARHFGGRMLLRIEDTDRERSTDAAIAAIIDGLEWLGLKWDGDVVHQFARAARHREVAEELLAKGRAYKCYASAEELAQMREQARAEHRTPRYDGRWRDRDPSEAPPGVKPVIRLRAPQEGETVVDDQVQGRVTFANKDLDDFVLLRSDGGPTYMLAVVVDDHDMGVTNIIRGDDHLTNAARQTQIYDAMGWSVPTMAHIPLIHGPDGAKLSKRHGALGVDAYRAMGYLPAALRNYLVRLGWSQGDREFFSTEEMIEAFDVKGIGRSPARFDFVKLANVNGHYMRSESPEALLAALEAAKPYLPNAETMTLDAASRAKLLAAMPGLKERAKTLVELLDGASFLFAQRPLHIDEAAKALLAQGQAHIAALLPRLEALTQWDAATIEAAVRAYATEVGAKLGQVAQPLRAALTGRAVSPGVFDVFAVLGREESLGRLRDQVGT is encoded by the coding sequence ATGGCCGACGCGGTCGTCACGCGCTTTGCCCCTTCCCCGACCGGCTTCCTGCACATCGGCGGCGCGCGGACCGCGCTGTTCAACTGGCTCTACGCGCGCCATTTCGGCGGCCGCATGCTCCTGCGCATCGAGGACACCGATCGCGAGCGCTCGACCGACGCCGCGATCGCCGCGATCATCGACGGGCTGGAGTGGCTGGGCCTCAAGTGGGACGGCGACGTGGTGCACCAGTTCGCCCGCGCCGCCCGTCATCGCGAGGTCGCCGAGGAGCTGCTCGCCAAGGGTCGGGCCTACAAGTGCTACGCCTCGGCCGAGGAGCTCGCCCAGATGCGCGAGCAGGCGCGTGCCGAGCACCGCACGCCGCGCTACGACGGCCGCTGGCGCGACCGCGACCCCTCCGAGGCACCGCCCGGCGTCAAGCCGGTGATCCGGCTGCGCGCGCCGCAGGAGGGCGAGACGGTCGTCGATGACCAGGTGCAGGGCCGCGTCACCTTCGCCAACAAGGACCTCGACGATTTCGTGCTGCTGCGATCTGACGGCGGCCCGACCTACATGCTCGCCGTCGTCGTCGACGACCACGACATGGGCGTCACCAATATCATCCGCGGCGACGACCATCTCACCAACGCGGCGCGCCAGACCCAGATCTATGACGCGATGGGCTGGTCCGTGCCGACCATGGCGCACATCCCGCTGATCCACGGGCCGGACGGCGCCAAGCTCTCGAAGCGCCACGGCGCGCTCGGCGTCGATGCCTATCGCGCGATGGGCTACCTCCCGGCGGCACTGCGCAACTACCTCGTCCGCCTCGGCTGGTCGCAGGGCGACCGCGAGTTCTTCTCGACCGAAGAGATGATCGAGGCCTTTGACGTCAAGGGCATCGGCCGCTCGCCGGCTCGCTTCGACTTCGTCAAGCTCGCCAACGTCAACGGCCACTATATGCGCTCGGAAAGCCCGGAGGCGCTGCTCGCGGCGCTCGAGGCCGCCAAGCCGTATCTGCCGAACGCCGAGACGATGACGCTCGACGCGGCGAGCCGCGCTAAGCTGCTCGCCGCGATGCCGGGCCTGAAGGAGCGCGCCAAGACGCTGGTCGAGCTTCTGGACGGCGCGTCGTTCCTGTTCGCGCAGCGCCCGCTTCATATCGACGAGGCGGCGAAAGCGCTGCTGGCGCAGGGCCAGGCGCATATCGCAGCGCTGCTGCCGCGGCTCGAGGCGCTCACGCAATGGGACGCCGCCACGATCGAGGCGGCGGTCCGTGCCTACGCGACGGAGGTCGGCGCCAAGCTCGGCCAGGTGGCGCAGCCGCTGCGCGCCGCGCTCACCGGCCGCGCCGTCTCGCCCGGCGTCTTCGATGTCTTCGCCGTGCTCGGCCGCGAGGAAAGTCTAGGACGGCTGCGCGACCAAGTTGGGACATGA
- a CDS encoding ComEC/Rec2-related protein (ID:RHAL1_01991;~source:Prodigal:2.6), producing MTDAAGSALEGRVASPGRVGISWASLAKALRDAFEAETEQRRLFLWVPVAAGAGVVLYFTADREPNVWLATLLAAVLAGLAALVRHERRAFMALVAAAAVVGGFTCAAWRTARVAAPVLDRLHIATLQGYIEEMDFRREGARFVLRVAAADGLDEPLPYRMRLTTKRTPDLEAGAFVEVKARLLPPSRAAEPGGYDFARDAYYAGIGAVGSVLGRIEEADPPDAPDPMLRFAMAVDRARNALARRVDTIVGGDAGAIAAAMVTGKRDLISESAKDTIRQAGIFHVVTISGVQMTLVAGIFFVGLRRLLALNRTLALRYPIKKWAAAAAMVAAVGYDVMTGSRVGTERALAMTLILLAAVLLDRHALTMRNLALAALCVIVLEPEALLGASFQLSFAAVAALVAVYEARAARYAREADEMVVVPARAAPRSWLGLRRHRQGHGLRGALFATFCATSATASFMAYDFHELNPYVLVGNPLTLAIIEVFAVPGALLGTALYPFGLDGPVWHWVGLGIAIVMRAARFIGALPGSSLHLPAFAPWSLALLALAVLSAVIWRTPLLRATAIPLLLVGLTGAASGPVFDIAVAPSGEAAAVRQADGRLVVIGRRPSVFDAEQWLRADADARDAKAVIDKDKCDQLGCVAHLADGRAVAVDLDRGAFAEDCARAAVIVTPLYAPSGCKASVVLDRDSLKKTGAVTLKAGTSAKTGFTMATARTADEDRPWSPKPKALWRWDEHEEKSESE from the coding sequence ATGACTGACGCGGCCGGCTCAGCCCTTGAGGGTCGCGTCGCCTCGCCCGGTCGCGTCGGCATCTCCTGGGCCTCGCTCGCGAAGGCGCTTCGCGACGCCTTCGAGGCGGAAACCGAGCAGCGCCGCCTGTTCCTCTGGGTGCCCGTCGCCGCCGGCGCCGGGGTCGTCCTCTACTTCACGGCCGATCGCGAGCCGAACGTTTGGCTTGCCACCCTTCTTGCGGCCGTCCTCGCCGGCCTCGCGGCGCTGGTGCGCCACGAGCGGCGCGCCTTCATGGCGCTGGTCGCAGCGGCCGCCGTCGTCGGCGGCTTTACCTGCGCCGCGTGGCGCACGGCGCGCGTCGCCGCGCCGGTGCTCGATCGCCTGCACATCGCGACGCTGCAAGGCTACATCGAGGAGATGGACTTCCGCCGCGAGGGCGCACGCTTCGTGCTCCGCGTCGCCGCCGCCGACGGGCTCGACGAGCCGCTGCCCTATCGCATGCGCCTCACCACGAAGCGGACGCCCGACCTCGAGGCCGGTGCCTTCGTCGAGGTCAAGGCGCGATTGCTGCCGCCGTCGCGCGCGGCCGAGCCCGGCGGCTACGACTTCGCCCGCGACGCCTACTACGCCGGCATCGGCGCCGTCGGCAGCGTGCTCGGCCGCATCGAGGAGGCCGACCCGCCCGATGCGCCAGACCCGATGCTGCGCTTCGCCATGGCGGTCGACCGCGCGCGCAACGCGCTGGCGCGCCGCGTCGACACGATCGTCGGCGGCGATGCCGGCGCGATCGCCGCCGCGATGGTGACCGGCAAGCGCGACCTGATCTCGGAGAGCGCCAAGGACACGATCCGCCAGGCCGGCATCTTCCACGTCGTCACGATCTCCGGCGTGCAGATGACGCTCGTCGCAGGCATCTTCTTCGTCGGCCTGCGGCGGCTCTTGGCGCTGAACCGCACGCTGGCGCTGCGCTACCCCATCAAGAAATGGGCGGCCGCCGCCGCGATGGTCGCGGCCGTCGGCTACGACGTCATGACCGGGTCGCGCGTCGGCACCGAGCGGGCGCTAGCGATGACGCTGATCCTGCTCGCCGCCGTGCTGCTCGACCGCCACGCGCTCACGATGCGCAACCTCGCGCTCGCCGCGCTCTGCGTCATCGTGCTCGAGCCCGAAGCGCTGCTCGGCGCGAGCTTCCAGCTCTCCTTCGCGGCGGTCGCCGCGCTCGTCGCGGTCTACGAGGCGCGTGCGGCGCGCTACGCCCGCGAGGCCGACGAGATGGTCGTCGTGCCGGCCCGCGCCGCACCACGGAGCTGGCTCGGCTTGCGACGGCATCGCCAGGGCCACGGGCTCAGGGGCGCGCTCTTCGCGACGTTCTGTGCGACCAGCGCCACGGCGTCGTTCATGGCCTACGACTTCCACGAGCTGAACCCGTACGTGCTCGTCGGCAACCCGCTGACGCTCGCCATCATCGAGGTCTTTGCGGTGCCCGGCGCACTGCTCGGCACCGCGCTCTATCCCTTCGGCCTCGACGGGCCGGTCTGGCACTGGGTCGGGCTCGGCATCGCCATCGTGATGCGGGCGGCGCGCTTCATCGGCGCGCTCCCGGGATCGAGCCTGCACCTGCCGGCCTTCGCCCCCTGGTCGCTGGCGCTGCTCGCGCTGGCCGTGCTCTCCGCCGTCATCTGGCGGACGCCGCTTCTGCGCGCCACCGCGATCCCGCTGCTGCTCGTCGGGCTCACCGGAGCCGCTAGCGGCCCGGTCTTCGACATCGCGGTCGCGCCCAGCGGCGAGGCGGCCGCCGTGCGCCAGGCCGACGGCAGGCTGGTCGTGATCGGCCGCCGCCCCAGCGTCTTCGACGCCGAGCAATGGCTGCGCGCCGATGCCGACGCCCGCGATGCGAAGGCGGTGATCGACAAGGACAAGTGCGACCAGCTCGGCTGCGTCGCGCATCTCGCCGACGGTCGGGCCGTGGCCGTCGACCTCGATCGCGGCGCCTTCGCCGAGGATTGCGCCCGCGCCGCCGTGATCGTGACGCCGCTCTATGCGCCGTCGGGCTGCAAGGCGTCCGTGGTGCTGGATCGCGACTCGCTGAAGAAGACGGGCGCGGTGACGCTGAAGGCCGGCACGAGCGCGAAGACCGGCTTCACCATGGCCACCGCGCGCACGGCCGACGAGGACCGGCCCTGGTCGCCGAAGCCGAAGGCGCTCTGGCGATGGGATGAGCACGAGGAGAAATCCGAGAGCGAGTGA
- the pdhC gene encoding Dihydrolipoyllysine-residue acetyltransferase component of pyruvate dehydrogenase complex (ID:RHAL1_01994;~source:Prodigal:2.6): MPIDVLMPALSPTMEKGNLAKWLKKEGDAIKSGDVIAEIETDKATMEVEAVDEGVLAKIVVPEGSADVPVNQLIALIAEEGEDVAGITAAAAATPAAPKSEAPATAPKADDVVLRGERPGATPGAVPSAPAPETGGQVGGQGGRIVASPLARRLAKQLGLDLADIAGSGPHGRIIERDVREAEKAGPKPKPAPAATPPAPAAAPAPVAASDESIRKMFEPGSYETVPHDGMRKTIARRLVEAKQTIPHFYLTVDCQLDALLALRGQINKAAPEKDGKPAYKISVNDMIIKALAMALQRVPEANATWTEGAMLRHKHSDVGVAVSIPGGLITPVVRKAEKKTLSVISNEMRDFAARAKNRKLKPEEYTGGSTAVSNLGMFGIKDFAAVINPPHATILAVGAGEQRVVVNDGAPAVATIMSVTLSTDHRAVDGALGAQLLDAFKQLIEAPMGMLV; encoded by the coding sequence ATGCCGATTGATGTCCTGATGCCCGCCCTCTCGCCGACGATGGAGAAGGGCAACCTCGCCAAGTGGCTCAAGAAGGAAGGCGACGCGATCAAGTCGGGCGACGTTATTGCCGAGATCGAGACCGACAAGGCGACGATGGAGGTCGAGGCCGTCGACGAGGGCGTGCTGGCCAAGATCGTCGTGCCCGAAGGCTCGGCCGACGTGCCGGTGAACCAGCTCATCGCGCTGATCGCCGAGGAGGGCGAGGACGTCGCCGGCATCACGGCTGCCGCCGCCGCAACGCCGGCGGCGCCAAAATCCGAGGCGCCCGCGACGGCGCCCAAGGCCGACGACGTGGTGCTGCGCGGGGAACGCCCCGGCGCGACGCCCGGCGCCGTGCCGTCCGCGCCGGCGCCCGAAACTGGCGGACAGGTCGGCGGGCAGGGCGGTCGCATCGTCGCCTCGCCGCTAGCGCGGCGGCTCGCCAAGCAGCTCGGCCTCGACCTGGCCGACATCGCCGGCAGCGGTCCGCACGGTCGCATCATCGAGCGCGACGTGCGCGAGGCCGAAAAAGCCGGTCCCAAGCCGAAGCCGGCTCCCGCTGCCACGCCGCCGGCGCCTGCCGCTGCGCCGGCACCGGTGGCCGCGTCGGACGAGAGCATCCGCAAGATGTTCGAGCCGGGCAGCTACGAGACGGTGCCGCATGACGGCATGCGCAAGACGATCGCCCGCCGCCTCGTCGAGGCGAAGCAGACGATCCCGCACTTCTATCTCACCGTCGACTGCCAGCTCGACGCGTTGCTGGCGCTGCGCGGCCAGATCAACAAGGCGGCGCCGGAAAAAGACGGCAAGCCGGCCTACAAGATCTCCGTCAACGACATGATCATCAAGGCGCTGGCGATGGCGCTGCAGCGCGTGCCGGAGGCCAACGCCACCTGGACGGAGGGCGCGATGCTGCGCCACAAGCACTCCGACGTCGGCGTCGCCGTGTCGATCCCCGGCGGCCTCATCACGCCGGTCGTGCGCAAGGCCGAGAAGAAGACGCTGTCGGTCATCTCGAACGAGATGAGGGACTTCGCCGCCCGCGCCAAGAACCGCAAGCTGAAGCCGGAGGAATACACCGGCGGCTCGACCGCCGTGTCGAACCTCGGCATGTTCGGCATCAAGGACTTCGCCGCCGTCATCAACCCGCCGCACGCGACGATCCTCGCGGTCGGCGCGGGCGAGCAGCGGGTCGTGGTGAACGACGGTGCGCCGGCGGTCGCGACGATCATGAGCGTCACGCTTTCGACCGATCACCGCGCCGTCGACGGAGCGCTCGGCGCGCAGCTGCTCGATGCGTTCAAGCAGCTGATCGAGGCGCCGATGGGAATGCTGGTCTAG
- a CDS encoding hypothetical protein (ID:RHAL1_01990;~conserved protein of unknown function;~source:Prodigal:2.6), with product MRHVNRPSFRLGRFDGHEQITIPARRFSGQLLGLAACLVTWPLLAFTKLLGGVIAGGWKAGLFLIGATLFVVLVFAVLQIIWWLVGSERISVIGTDLLVRHTILSVPVAARSYRGAEIRFLAPTSYMPPTTFSEPSVPFLGESGRGALKFWYRGSTIYIAHDLLAADAAAVVDWLAERLPSGAVETVL from the coding sequence ATGCGCCACGTCAACCGCCCCTCGTTCCGCCTCGGTCGCTTCGACGGGCACGAGCAGATCACCATCCCGGCGCGCCGCTTCAGCGGCCAGCTGCTGGGGCTCGCCGCATGTCTCGTCACGTGGCCACTGCTCGCCTTCACGAAGCTCCTCGGCGGCGTCATTGCGGGAGGGTGGAAAGCTGGATTGTTCCTGATCGGGGCGACTCTCTTCGTCGTCCTGGTGTTCGCGGTCCTGCAGATCATCTGGTGGCTGGTCGGCAGCGAGCGGATCTCCGTCATCGGAACGGATCTCCTTGTCCGCCACACCATCCTGAGCGTGCCGGTGGCGGCGCGCTCGTATCGCGGCGCCGAGATCCGGTTTCTCGCGCCGACAAGCTACATGCCGCCGACCACGTTCAGCGAGCCGTCGGTGCCGTTTCTCGGCGAGAGCGGCCGCGGCGCTCTCAAGTTCTGGTATCGCGGCAGCACGATCTACATCGCCCACGATCTGCTCGCGGCGGACGCCGCCGCCGTCGTCGATTGGCTCGCCGAACGCTTGCCGAGCGGCGCCGTCGAAACGGTGCTTTGA